Proteins from a single region of Pirellulales bacterium:
- a CDS encoding TlpA disulfide reductase family protein codes for MLRFVSLLCVAVVLSFTSLAAVRAVDNPPVKKDAKPPRYKLHVGLELNYAGESEVKFDGGSRHSRSTWKLLVVRQNTDGGVRVFVRYGIQREKRQNDAAEPQFGDEHVVLAWCDVKPDGRVADNPTLDFMLNVRPLLPQLPPAGEATWQAENALTKVREDYALGATADEDHLAIVDTTHGPTDEIYSTSEKNTILFDTKRGFVDQVEGELKQDYRNAAIQTTHVMLKEVNRVDPNLATAVALEMSDYFAVKREYDELIERAGIEPAQTAKLLAQAKSNLEDLRAALLTEVLQKQIDADLAQHDLMATMSEEQAQDVAAVLDKPSPDWKTTDLEGDARSIEGCRGKVVVLDFWYRGCGWCIRAMPQIKEVVAHYQGQPVEVLGMNIDKEEADARFVIDKLALNYPTLKAEGLPGKYGVRGFPTLIVIDQAGLVRAFHVGYTPTLYKNLTATIDKLLAETPAAK; via the coding sequence GTGCTCAGATTCGTGAGTTTGCTATGCGTCGCCGTCGTCCTGTCCTTCACTTCTCTGGCCGCGGTGCGCGCGGTCGACAATCCACCCGTGAAGAAAGATGCCAAACCGCCGCGGTACAAGTTGCACGTCGGGCTGGAACTGAATTACGCCGGCGAGAGCGAGGTGAAGTTCGACGGCGGTAGCCGGCACTCGCGCTCGACGTGGAAGTTGCTCGTCGTGCGGCAGAATACCGATGGCGGTGTTCGGGTTTTCGTGCGTTACGGCATCCAGCGCGAGAAAAGGCAGAATGACGCCGCAGAACCGCAGTTCGGTGACGAGCACGTTGTGCTGGCCTGGTGCGACGTGAAGCCCGACGGCCGCGTGGCGGACAATCCGACTCTCGATTTTATGCTCAATGTACGGCCGCTCTTGCCGCAATTGCCACCAGCCGGCGAAGCGACGTGGCAGGCCGAGAACGCGCTAACGAAAGTCCGCGAGGACTATGCGCTAGGCGCTACCGCGGACGAGGATCATCTCGCGATTGTCGACACCACACATGGACCAACGGACGAGATCTACTCGACTTCCGAGAAGAACACGATTTTGTTCGATACGAAACGCGGCTTCGTCGATCAGGTCGAAGGGGAGTTGAAGCAGGACTATAGAAACGCAGCGATACAAACGACGCATGTCATGCTTAAAGAGGTCAATCGGGTCGATCCGAATCTGGCTACGGCCGTGGCTTTAGAGATGTCCGACTATTTTGCCGTGAAGCGCGAGTACGATGAACTCATCGAACGAGCAGGGATCGAGCCTGCGCAGACGGCCAAATTGCTCGCGCAGGCCAAGTCGAATCTCGAAGATCTGCGTGCTGCGCTCCTAACGGAAGTTCTCCAAAAGCAAATCGATGCTGATCTCGCCCAGCACGATCTGATGGCGACCATGAGCGAAGAGCAGGCGCAGGACGTCGCGGCGGTGCTCGACAAACCATCGCCCGACTGGAAAACGACCGATCTGGAAGGCGACGCGCGGTCGATCGAGGGGTGCCGAGGCAAGGTCGTGGTGCTCGACTTCTGGTACCGCGGCTGCGGATGGTGTATCCGCGCCATGCCGCAGATCAAGGAGGTCGTCGCGCACTATCAGGGCCAGCCCGTGGAAGTGCTCGGCATGAACATCGACAAGGAAGAAGCCGATGCACGCTTCGTCATCGATAAGCTGGCACTCAACTACCCGACGCTCAAGGCCGAGGGGCTGCCAGGGAAATACGGCGTCCGCGGCTTCCCGACGCTGATCGTGATCGACCAGGCGGGCCTGGTCCGCGCTTTCCATGTCGGCTACACGCCAACGCTCTACAAGAATCTGACCGCAACGATCGACAAACTGCTGGCTGAAACCCCCGCCGCCAAATAA
- a CDS encoding redoxin domain-containing protein — MRGSLQVAAVAVALVAGGQVQADQPTKSSIGTKIDSFSLPDVHGNDRTLAELRGDKALVVAFVGVECPLVKQYAPRLQALANEYESKGVKFVAIDSNLQDSLAEIAHFSKMHDLKFPVLKDMNNRVADAFGATRTPEVFVLDADSVVRYGGRVDDQFGFKTGAGYAKPRLERRDLAVALDELLAGQPVSKPTVKADGCLIGRVKHEPHGDVTYSNQIARILQDRCLVCHREGEVAPFSVESYDEVVGWAEMIREVVSEERMPPWFAKAPHGKFSNDARLTEEEKQLISRWVDNGCPEGDKSQMPPRREFAKGWRIGEPDQVIFIDEDAYPVPAEGTVEYKYFTVDPGWTEDKWVQATECRPGNYAVVHHIICFIRAPGAGFEGPMHGLGGYAPGNPADVHPPGTATFVPANSKLVFQMHYTPNGVATEDRSSIGIKFADPKTVKKKVHGDAVGNLSLNIPAGDPNFEVRSKHKFRRDMLILNMTPHMHLRGKDFQYVLDYPDGHSEVLLDVPNWDFNWQLRYEFAEPVLAPKGSTLRCIAHYDNSADNLANPDPTKVVHFGDQTWEEMMFGFYASIDPKEDLSVKVAGEKDADEGPRSGTTIQRDAGGE, encoded by the coding sequence ATGCGCGGCTCGTTGCAAGTGGCGGCTGTGGCGGTTGCCCTTGTGGCTGGCGGACAGGTCCAGGCGGACCAGCCCACGAAAAGTTCGATCGGCACGAAGATCGACAGTTTCTCGTTGCCCGATGTGCATGGCAATGACCGCACGCTCGCCGAGCTGCGCGGGGACAAGGCCCTGGTCGTGGCGTTCGTCGGCGTGGAATGCCCGCTGGTGAAGCAATACGCTCCGCGCTTGCAGGCGCTGGCCAATGAGTACGAGTCGAAGGGGGTGAAGTTCGTCGCCATCGATTCGAACTTGCAAGATTCGCTGGCCGAGATCGCGCACTTCTCGAAGATGCACGACCTGAAGTTTCCGGTCCTCAAGGATATGAACAATCGCGTGGCCGACGCTTTCGGCGCCACGCGCACTCCCGAGGTGTTCGTGCTCGATGCCGACAGCGTGGTTCGCTACGGCGGTCGCGTCGACGATCAGTTCGGCTTTAAGACTGGCGCCGGCTATGCCAAGCCGCGTCTCGAACGGCGCGACCTGGCCGTGGCGCTCGACGAATTGCTGGCCGGCCAACCGGTGAGCAAGCCGACGGTGAAGGCCGATGGTTGCTTGATCGGCCGCGTGAAGCACGAGCCGCACGGCGACGTCACCTATTCGAACCAGATCGCGCGGATCCTGCAGGATCGCTGCCTGGTCTGTCATCGCGAAGGGGAAGTCGCCCCTTTCTCGGTCGAATCGTACGACGAGGTCGTCGGCTGGGCTGAAATGATTCGCGAAGTCGTCAGCGAAGAACGCATGCCGCCGTGGTTCGCCAAGGCGCCGCACGGAAAGTTCTCCAATGATGCCCGTCTGACTGAGGAAGAGAAGCAGCTCATTTCCCGCTGGGTCGATAACGGCTGCCCCGAAGGGGACAAGTCGCAGATGCCTCCGCGGCGCGAGTTTGCCAAGGGCTGGCGTATCGGCGAACCCGACCAGGTGATTTTCATCGACGAGGACGCCTATCCCGTCCCGGCGGAAGGGACCGTGGAATACAAGTATTTCACCGTCGACCCGGGCTGGACCGAAGACAAATGGGTGCAGGCCACGGAATGCCGTCCCGGCAACTACGCGGTGGTGCATCACATCATTTGCTTTATCCGTGCGCCGGGCGCGGGTTTCGAGGGGCCGATGCACGGCCTGGGCGGTTATGCCCCCGGCAACCCGGCCGACGTACATCCGCCGGGAACGGCGACGTTCGTGCCGGCGAATTCCAAGCTGGTGTTCCAGATGCACTACACGCCCAACGGCGTAGCGACCGAGGATCGCAGCTCGATCGGCATCAAGTTCGCCGACCCGAAGACGGTGAAGAAGAAGGTGCACGGCGACGCGGTGGGCAACTTGTCGCTGAACATCCCGGCCGGCGATCCGAATTTCGAAGTGCGATCGAAGCACAAGTTCCGCCGTGACATGCTGATCCTGAACATGACGCCGCACATGCACCTCCGCGGCAAGGATTTCCAATACGTGCTCGACTATCCGGACGGCCACAGCGAAGTGCTGCTCGATGTGCCCAACTGGGATTTCAACTGGCAGTTGCGCTACGAGTTCGCCGAGCCGGTCCTTGCCCCCAAGGGCTCGACGCTGCGGTGCATCGCGCACTACGACAACTCGGCCGATAACCTGGCCAATCCCGATCCCACGAAGGTCGTTCATTTCGGCGACCAGACGTGGGAAGAGATGATGTTCGGCTTCTACGCGTCGATCGACCCGAAAGAGGATCTCAGCGTGAAAGTGGCGGGCGAGAAGGACGCCGACGAAGGTCCTCGCTCGGGCACCACCATTCAACGCGACGCGGGAGGAGAATAG
- a CDS encoding TrmH family RNA methyltransferase — translation MTEFAHERHKPPTALERPRELVVACAPLRTNVNLSRIVRAAGCCGVQRIVCCGNAKVIGKIARDALDPDNPAALALEVHRTLAPALLRLRDEGYRLVGLEQTTGSKSLYTFPFERRTALIVGNERLGIEDDVLRLLDDVVEIPVYGLPYAHNVATAAAMALYEFCRQYPNG, via the coding sequence ATGACCGAGTTCGCCCACGAACGTCATAAGCCGCCCACCGCGCTCGAACGCCCTCGCGAGCTGGTGGTTGCCTGCGCTCCGCTTCGCACGAACGTCAATCTATCGCGCATCGTGCGTGCCGCCGGGTGCTGCGGCGTGCAGCGCATCGTATGCTGTGGGAATGCCAAGGTGATCGGCAAGATCGCCCGCGACGCGCTCGACCCCGATAACCCAGCGGCGCTCGCGCTGGAAGTGCATCGCACGCTGGCGCCGGCCCTGCTCCGGCTGCGCGACGAGGGGTATCGGCTCGTGGGCCTGGAGCAAACCACGGGTTCGAAATCGCTGTACACGTTCCCCTTCGAGCGCCGTACCGCGCTTATTGTGGGGAACGAGCGGCTTGGGATCGAGGACGACGTACTGCGGCTCCTGGACGACGTGGTCGAGATTCCGGTCTACGGTCTGCCATACGCGCACAATGTCGCCACGGCCGCGGCCATGGCCTTATACGAATTCTGCCGGCAATACCCGAATGGGTGA